Proteins from a genomic interval of Verrucomicrobium sp.:
- a CDS encoding Amuc_1100 family pilus-like protein, producing the protein MKTALNRTQTAVLTGMAAIAVLGGAGLWYLSGQVGAVREEIDQQSGTLQQLAGGRYYPSAQNVEALKKNNAALEAALGEIRQRLQGGAKELNGAVEKNAVVFKQEMADRLKKLREEAAHNGVRIDPAAADFGFSMYRNANPSDSSTGMLGRQLLGIEAVSDALFRARVSSLDAVRRTQDENGDGQAKGPEAIPLRVTPLPGGTYTLYPLEFEFTGTEDAVREGLANLAASPLFLVPRALTVTSRRASPPRTDDLAKSVQTLEKKPSFLIALGNEEIRVRARIDLVDWTEGAPAPKKKP; encoded by the coding sequence ATGAAGACCGCCCTTAACCGCACCCAGACCGCCGTCCTCACGGGGATGGCCGCCATCGCCGTCCTGGGCGGAGCGGGCCTGTGGTACCTGTCCGGCCAGGTCGGCGCGGTGCGGGAGGAGATCGACCAGCAGTCCGGCACCCTGCAGCAGCTGGCCGGCGGCCGCTATTATCCCAGCGCCCAGAACGTCGAGGCCCTGAAGAAGAACAATGCCGCGCTGGAGGCCGCCCTGGGCGAGATCCGCCAGCGGCTCCAGGGCGGCGCGAAGGAGTTGAACGGCGCGGTGGAAAAGAACGCCGTCGTCTTCAAACAGGAGATGGCCGACCGGCTCAAGAAGCTGAGGGAGGAGGCCGCCCACAACGGCGTCCGCATCGACCCGGCGGCGGCCGACTTTGGCTTCTCCATGTACCGCAACGCCAATCCCAGCGACAGCTCCACCGGGATGCTGGGGCGGCAGCTCCTGGGCATCGAAGCCGTCTCCGACGCCCTTTTCCGCGCCCGCGTCTCCAGCCTGGACGCCGTCCGCCGCACGCAGGATGAGAACGGCGACGGCCAGGCCAAAGGGCCGGAGGCGATCCCCCTGCGCGTCACGCCGCTTCCTGGGGGCACCTACACGCTCTATCCGCTCGAATTCGAGTTTACCGGCACGGAGGACGCCGTGCGGGAGGGCCTGGCCAACCTGGCCGCTTCCCCTCTCTTCCTCGTCCCGCGCGCGCTCACCGTCACCAGCCGCCGGGCCTCCCCCCCGCGCACCGACGACCTGGCCAAGAGCGTCCAGACTTTGGAAAAGAAGCCGAGCTTCCTCATCGCCCTGGGGAACGAGGAAATCCGCGTGCGCGCCCGCATCGACCTGGTCGACTGGACGGAAGGCGCCCCCGCCCCCAAGAAAAAGCCGTAA
- the pilM gene encoding type IV pilus assembly protein PilM, producing the protein MAAPTPIIALDVGSHTVKVGEFQAANGALTLTRFATAPLELDPNKEDNRHAVLARAVRQALAAGGIPAGKTIFAVAGHAAFMRWIKLPAVDLMQLDKLVAFEAQQVVPFPLSEVVWDFMVLPSRGAEKEAIIVAMKADLLEEEYDSVRRTGLDPVQVDVGTLALYDSYLYNQPRSEECVLLIDMGARSTSAIFIEGDRFYTRILSQGGNTLSQQICNEFQEPFPVAETMKIERGGVSLGGNYPPQPDPDTERLWRLLRGSIGRLQGELNRSIVFYRNQGGAAPKRILLTGGGCRLPYLDHFLAEKFGVPVEFFNAFQNVGLAPTVDRAALARDGHHFGEVVGLALRRAGHVPAEISLVPRSITQGAAQKRERLEVGAALAVWALVFLLGALFFTLEKRAAQASLESLQQEVSSLQGLSGQIDPLAQKNQALSQSYDEGQRLLAARDFWPRLFNELNSRLPTGVWITQLTPTDDGQPLDAPPGAEKKNRPLKKGGKPNKGSGGPQISELEVKGMFENGLKPEVVNSFVSALADSGLFEIDKQKVSNAILSTETPSENGQLAWSYTLSLKLKEPLSLAP; encoded by the coding sequence ATGGCCGCTCCCACGCCGATCATCGCCCTCGACGTCGGCTCCCACACGGTCAAGGTCGGGGAATTCCAGGCTGCCAACGGCGCGCTGACCCTCACGCGCTTCGCCACCGCCCCGCTGGAACTGGACCCGAACAAGGAGGATAACCGCCACGCCGTGCTGGCGCGCGCCGTGCGCCAGGCCCTGGCCGCCGGAGGCATTCCGGCGGGCAAGACCATTTTCGCCGTCGCCGGTCACGCCGCCTTCATGCGGTGGATCAAGCTGCCCGCCGTCGACCTCATGCAGCTGGACAAGCTGGTGGCCTTCGAGGCGCAGCAGGTCGTGCCGTTTCCCCTCTCGGAAGTGGTCTGGGACTTCATGGTCCTGCCCTCCCGCGGCGCGGAAAAGGAGGCGATCATCGTCGCCATGAAGGCCGACCTCCTGGAGGAGGAATACGACTCCGTCCGCCGCACCGGCCTGGACCCCGTGCAGGTCGACGTGGGCACGCTGGCCCTCTACGACTCCTACCTCTACAACCAGCCCCGCTCGGAAGAGTGCGTCCTATTGATCGACATGGGCGCGCGCTCCACCAGCGCCATTTTCATCGAGGGGGACCGGTTCTACACCCGCATCCTTTCCCAGGGCGGCAACACCCTTTCCCAGCAGATCTGCAACGAATTCCAGGAGCCATTCCCCGTCGCGGAGACCATGAAAATCGAGCGCGGCGGCGTCAGCCTGGGCGGGAATTATCCGCCGCAGCCCGATCCCGACACGGAGCGCCTCTGGCGCCTCCTGCGCGGCAGCATCGGCCGCCTCCAGGGGGAGCTGAACCGCTCCATCGTCTTCTACCGCAACCAGGGCGGCGCCGCGCCCAAGCGGATACTTTTGACCGGCGGCGGCTGCCGTCTGCCTTATCTGGATCATTTCCTGGCGGAGAAATTCGGCGTGCCCGTCGAGTTCTTCAACGCGTTCCAGAACGTGGGCCTGGCCCCCACCGTCGACCGCGCCGCGCTGGCCCGGGACGGACACCACTTCGGCGAGGTCGTCGGCCTGGCGCTGCGCCGGGCCGGGCACGTGCCCGCGGAGATCTCCCTGGTGCCCCGCTCCATCACCCAGGGCGCGGCTCAAAAGCGGGAGCGGCTGGAAGTGGGCGCCGCCTTGGCCGTCTGGGCGCTGGTCTTTCTGCTGGGAGCGCTTTTCTTCACCCTGGAGAAGCGGGCGGCGCAGGCTTCCCTGGAATCCCTCCAGCAGGAAGTCTCCTCCCTGCAGGGCCTTTCCGGGCAGATCGATCCCTTGGCCCAAAAAAATCAGGCTCTCTCCCAGTCCTATGACGAGGGGCAGCGCCTGCTGGCCGCGCGCGATTTCTGGCCGCGCCTCTTCAACGAGCTGAATTCCCGCCTGCCCACCGGCGTCTGGATCACCCAATTGACGCCGACGGACGACGGCCAGCCCCTCGACGCGCCGCCCGGCGCGGAGAAGAAGAACCGTCCCCTCAAAAAGGGCGGCAAGCCTAACAAGGGGAGCGGCGGCCCGCAGATCTCCGAGCTGGAGGTCAAAGGCATGTTCGAGAACGGCCTCAAGCCGGAGGTGGTCAACAGCTTCGTCTCCGCCCTGGCGGACAGCGGCCTCTTTGAAATCGACAAGCAGAAGGTCTCCAATGCGATCCTGAGCACGGAGACTCCCTCTGAAAACGGGCAGCTGGCGTGGAGCTACACTCTTTCCCTCAAGCTGAAGGAGCCCCTCAGCCTTGCCCCGTGA